A stretch of the Pan paniscus chromosome 2, NHGRI_mPanPan1-v2.0_pri, whole genome shotgun sequence genome encodes the following:
- the CHMP2B gene encoding charged multivesicular body protein 2b isoform X2, translating to MASLFKKKTVDDVIKEQNRELRGTQRAIIRDRAALEKQEKQLELEIKKMAKIGNKEACKVLAKQLVHLRKQKTRTFAVSSKVTSMSTQTKVMNSQMKMAGAMSTTAKTMQAVNKKMDPQKTLQTMQNFQKENMKMEMTEEMINDTLDDIFDGSDDEEESQDIVNQVLDEIGIEISGKMAKAPSAARSLPSASTSKATISDEEIERQLKALGVD from the exons ATGGCGTCCCTCTTCAAGAAGAAAACCGTGGATG ATGTAATAAAGGAACAGAATCGAGAGTTACGAGGTACACAGAGGGCTATAATCAGAGATCGAGCCGctttagagaaacaagaaaaacagcTG gaattagaaattaagaaaatggcCAAGATTGGTAATAAGGAAGCTTGCAAAGTTTTAGCCAAACAACTTGTGCATCTACGGAAACAGAAGACGAGAACTTTTGCTGTAAGTTCAAAAGTTACTTCTATGTCTACACAAACAAAAGTGATGAATTCCCAAATGAAGATGGCTGGAGCAATGTCTACCACAGCAAAA ACAATGCAGGCAGTTAACAAGAAGATGGATCCACAAAAGACATTACAAACAATGCAGAATTTCCAGAAGGAAAACATGAAAATGGAAATGACTGAAGAAATGA TCAATGATACACTTGATGACATCTTTGACGGTTCTGATGACGAAGAAGAAAGCCAGGATATTGTGAATCAAGTTCTTGATGAAATTGGAATTGAAATTTCTGGAAAG ATGGCCAAAGCTCCATCAGCTGCTCGAAGCTTACCATCTGCCTCTACTTCAAAGGCTACAATCTCAGATGAAGAGATTGAACGGCAACTCAAGGCTTTAGGAGTAGATTAG
- the CHMP2B gene encoding charged multivesicular body protein 2b isoform X1, whose amino-acid sequence MISAQRNHHLPGSSNSSTSAYRVARITDVIKEQNRELRGTQRAIIRDRAALEKQEKQLELEIKKMAKIGNKEACKVLAKQLVHLRKQKTRTFAVSSKVTSMSTQTKVMNSQMKMAGAMSTTAKTMQAVNKKMDPQKTLQTMQNFQKENMKMEMTEEMINDTLDDIFDGSDDEEESQDIVNQVLDEIGIEISGKMAKAPSAARSLPSASTSKATISDEEIERQLKALGVD is encoded by the exons atgatctcggctcaacgcaaccatcacctcccaggttcaagcaattcttctacctcagcctaccgagtagctcggattacag ATGTAATAAAGGAACAGAATCGAGAGTTACGAGGTACACAGAGGGCTATAATCAGAGATCGAGCCGctttagagaaacaagaaaaacagcTG gaattagaaattaagaaaatggcCAAGATTGGTAATAAGGAAGCTTGCAAAGTTTTAGCCAAACAACTTGTGCATCTACGGAAACAGAAGACGAGAACTTTTGCTGTAAGTTCAAAAGTTACTTCTATGTCTACACAAACAAAAGTGATGAATTCCCAAATGAAGATGGCTGGAGCAATGTCTACCACAGCAAAA ACAATGCAGGCAGTTAACAAGAAGATGGATCCACAAAAGACATTACAAACAATGCAGAATTTCCAGAAGGAAAACATGAAAATGGAAATGACTGAAGAAATGA TCAATGATACACTTGATGACATCTTTGACGGTTCTGATGACGAAGAAGAAAGCCAGGATATTGTGAATCAAGTTCTTGATGAAATTGGAATTGAAATTTCTGGAAAG ATGGCCAAAGCTCCATCAGCTGCTCGAAGCTTACCATCTGCCTCTACTTCAAAGGCTACAATCTCAGATGAAGAGATTGAACGGCAACTCAAGGCTTTAGGAGTAGATTAG